CCTCCGTTACTCTCTTAGCTTCTGTATGATGGGCAATAAATACGATGTCCACAGTTTCATATTTTGTTCTTAAGAACCTTGTCATCCAAAAGAAAAAGCTTCTAGCGATATACTTCTCAAATCGCCCCATACTTCCCGAGGTGTCCATCATCGCTAAAACAACGGCTTTAGATTCCGGTTTCACTACGTCATTCCAGGTTTTAAACCGTAAATCATCATTATAAATAGGAGCAACATGTGGTTTACCATGCATGGCGTTTCGCTTTAATGCTTGCAATATTGTCCGCCGTTTATCTACGTTTCCCATGAGACCTTTTTTTCGAATGTCGTTGAATTCGATATCCTCTACTATTACGTCATCATCTTCTTTTGCCTGTAAATGAGGTAGCTCTAATTCGCGAAAAAGTAAAGTTTCCAATTCTGTAATAGAGACTTCTGCTTCGAAATAATCTTTTCCTGGTTTATCCCCTGCTCCTTCTCCTTTTCCAGATCGCTTTGCATCACTACCATCTCGAGCAATTACATCCCCAATTTTGCTTTTACCCTTTCCTTGACCAACATGTTTGTTTTTATCATAGTTATATTTAATTTTATATTCGTCCAATGAACGAATAGGAACTTTAATGACGTCTCGACCATTAGACATCACAATACTCTCTTCACTTACTAGGTCAGGTAAATTTTTCTGTAAGGCATCTTGTACCTTCTCCTGATGCCGTTGCTGGTCTTGGTAGCCTTTTCGATGGAGGGACCAATTTTCTTGAGAGACAACGTAATTTCTAGTTGAAGAGTTTGTCATCCGCTTCCCCTCCTTAGTTTTACATCATACATATGTGCATGATGTTTATTTTATACTATGCAGTATGGACAGCGAGTTGACACAAATTCTTTACAATCATATTGCTCTCATTATATATTGAACCCTTCTTTAACATTCAACACATTAAAAAGACTTTGAACCTGCGATGATAACACAGGCTCAAAGTCTAGATGCTTATATTAAGAAAGTAGTCTTATATTCGTTAAAGGCCAAAAAGTAATATTGGCTTTTCCTACAATTTCTTTAATGGGGACGAGACCAATATGGCGACTATCAACACTATTTTGACGATTATCACCTAACACAAATACATAGCCTTCAGGTATTTCGCTTTCACCTGTCACTTGTTCCAAGGTAAAATCATCAGTAAACAAGCCATTTTCATGAGTTTCTTTAAAATCATCTAGAAATGTTTCTTCCTGGACTTTTCCATTAATATAAAGGATATCATTTTTATACTCAACCGTATCTCCAGGGAGGCCAATAATTCGTTTAATATAGTCAGATTCTTCAGTAGCATGGAAAATGATTAGATCAAAACGTGATGGCGTAACTAACTCGTAATCAAGTTTGTTTACAATAATACGTTCCCCATCATTGATTGTTGGCATCATTGATTGGCCATAAACAATGTAATTAGTAAATAAAAAACCGCGGATGATGACGCCAATGATCACTACAACGGTCAACAGTTTGGTTAATGACCATAAAGCCGTTTTCCATGTTGGCTTTTCTGGGAACGTGGCCTCAGGCGTATTACTTTCCATATTCATTTTTCTCCTCCACATTCAATTTTCACAGTCACAAGCAACGTCCTGTTTAATTAAATTATTGCCTGATTCATAATGTTTTAAACTTTTATAAAGATAGAATTTTAGTTGTTAACAAGTTGTAACATACGGTTATGTGCCGGAGGAGGGGCGATTATAACCGTGCCCACACTTACCTGTTTAAAAGGCTACCTACGTATTTTAGTAAGTCGTTCGCAGATGTACTATTATAGCCATATTCATCAATTAATCTCGCAATAACTTCATTAATTTTCTTCAGTTGATTTTCATCTGGTGTCTTAGTTGACGTCGTTATTTTAACGACATCTTTTAAATCGGCAAATAGTTTCTTTTGTATAGCTTCACGCAATCGGTCATGAGACTGATAATCGAATTTCTTTCCTTTCCTTGCATAGGCTGAAATTCGAATTAATATTTCCTCCCGAAATGCCTTTTTAGCGTTTTCAGAAATCCCAATTTGTTCTTCAATTGAACGCATTAATTTTTCATCAGGACTCATCTCTTCACCTGTTAATGGGTCCCTTAGTTTATTTTTATTACAGTAGGCCTCCACATTATCAAGATAATTATCCATCAATGTTTTAGCTGATTCTTCGTAGGAATAAACAAATGCCTTTTGTACTTCTTTTTTTGCCATCTCATCATACTCTTTTCTTGCAAGAGAAATATAGTTTAAATACTTTTCTTTATCTTCTTGTGAGATAGACGCATGTTGACTTAAGCCATCTTTAATAGAACGAAGAACATCAAGGGCATTTATGGATGTAAGTTCTTTACGAATAATTGCAGAAGAAATACGGTTGATCACATAACGTGGATCAATGCCATCCATTCCTTCATCAGCGAATTCCTTCTTCAACTCAATCACATCTTGTGTGTTAAAGCCTTCTACATTTTGCCCATCATAGAGTTTCATTTTTTTCAGCACATCTACATGGCCTTTTTCAGATTCCTTTAACCGAGTGAGAATCGTAAAGATGGCTGCTATTTTTAGTGCATGAGGGGCAATGTGGACATCTGCAATATCAGATTCTAAGATCATCTTTTTGTATATTCGTTCTTCTTCACTTACTTTTAAGTTGTATGGGATTGGCATGACAATTATCCGTGAGTGAAGGGCTTCATTTTTTTTATTCGAAATAAATGATTTGTACTCCGCTTCATTCGTATGAGCAACAATCATTTCATCGGCAGAAATAAGGGCAAATCTTCCCGCTTTAAAATTTCCCTCTTGGGTCAGTGAAAGTAAATGCCAGAGAAATTTCTCGTCACATTTTAACATTTCTTGAAACTCCATTAATCCTCGATTGGCTTTATTTAATTCGCCATCAAATCTGTAAGCTCTCGGATCAGATTCGGATCCAAATTCTGCAATTGTAGAGAAGTCAATACTTCCCGTTAAGTCCGCAATATCTTGAGATTTGGGGTCAGAAGGGCTAAATGTTCCTACACCAACACGTCGATCTTCAGATAAAAAGATCCGTTCAACCATGACGTCCTCGATGCGTCCTCCATAATCTTTTTCTAATCTCATCATATTAAGCGGTGAGAGGTTACCTTCAATTCGTATACCAAATTCTTTGAAAAAATCGCCTCTCATATGATGAGGGATTAAGTGTAACGGATCTTCATGCATAGGACAGTCTTTAATGGCATAGACAGCGCCTCGATCTGTCCGTGTATATTTTTCCAACCCTCTTTTTAGTAGTGTCACAAGCGTTGATTTCCCACCACTTACCGGCCCCATTAATAACAGTATACGTTTTTTCACATCAAGCCGCTTCGCTGCCGAATGAAAATATTCTTCAACGAGACGCTCAATAGCCTCTTCAAGACCAAAAATTTGGTCTTCAAAAAACAAATACCTCTTTTTTTCACCCTCTTCTACGACACCTGCATCTTTTATCATATTGTAGATGCGGGAGTGGGCTGTCTGTGCAACTTCTGGCCTTTCACGCAAAATATCCAAATATTGTGCGAAAGTGCCTTCCCACTTCAATCTCTCCTCTTCCTCACGGTGACGTTGTATTTTGTCTATAATTTTCATTCGCAACCTCCTCTCAACACCACTAGATCCCATTTTCTAAGACCATGATTCATCTTATGCAATGACCTAGAAAAGGATGTTCAAAAGTGTGAGAAGTTGCTTAACAGGAAGTGCCGTAAGAGCTGCTACCTCCCAGTTAAAATATCTCTATTAAGTCTGCAACTGACGAAGGTAAAGACACAGTTACTATTTGTTATGACGCCCCATGTTAAATTCAAGTATCTCCATTTGCCAGTTAGTCACATTAATCAATCCTAAATATGAATTTATGTTGATTTTGCTAAAGATCCCTTGTATCTCAAACGTCTTTTGATATGTTGAATCTGATAATGATGCTTAGCAGGTTTGCTTTTCCTTATTTTGTAAGATACAAACAGTAAAGGTAGAAAGAATAAGAAGTAACTACTAAAAACCTGAATATCTAATTGATTTATCTTCCCTAACTTAGAAATACTAGATACTGTTAAATAGTTTAACGTTAACAATGACACAATACCGAACCAATGTCTCTTTGTGAAATGTTTAAATGAATAGCTATATAAAAGATGACTGCTTCCAAAAAGGATTATTCCGACAAAAGCGCCATTTGCAGTCATTAAGCCTGCTTCAGCAAGGAGAACAACCATTATAAGTGCTAAACTTGTGGCTATAAACACATGCCTTACTTTCCATTTAAATGTGCGAATAGTATTTTCCTCTAAAGTAATAGTTTCCCCTTTTTTATAAACAGGATAATAGGGATAATAATAACCTTTTTTTCTGTTAAAATAAGTGCTAATATCACCATTAAATTGTAATGGGACTCTCGCAAAATCATGTTCAATAGCTTCTTCAGGATGGGGAATTCCAATAAGTCCTTCTACACATTCATCCGTAATCGTTAATGGTAAGTTGGCTTTTTGAAGATTATCTAGCCATTCGTTAGTTTCCGAGTTTGTTTTACAAGTAATACCGAAAAAGTACTTTTCCCCTTCTTCTTCATACACAATAAGAATGATAGGTTCATAATGGTATCGTTTAATCGTTAATCCTGCCCGACCAATATCCACCCATTTTTCAGATGGTGCTAATACAACGCTACTAATAGCTTGAAATGGAATAGTAATCTCTTTGATAACATCCTCCACACCTTCTT
The DNA window shown above is from Salipaludibacillus agaradhaerens and carries:
- a CDS encoding PrkA family serine protein kinase, coding for MKIIDKIQRHREEEERLKWEGTFAQYLDILRERPEVAQTAHSRIYNMIKDAGVVEEGEKKRYLFFEDQIFGLEEAIERLVEEYFHSAAKRLDVKKRILLLMGPVSGGKSTLVTLLKRGLEKYTRTDRGAVYAIKDCPMHEDPLHLIPHHMRGDFFKEFGIRIEGNLSPLNMMRLEKDYGGRIEDVMVERIFLSEDRRVGVGTFSPSDPKSQDIADLTGSIDFSTIAEFGSESDPRAYRFDGELNKANRGLMEFQEMLKCDEKFLWHLLSLTQEGNFKAGRFALISADEMIVAHTNEAEYKSFISNKKNEALHSRIIVMPIPYNLKVSEEERIYKKMILESDIADVHIAPHALKIAAIFTILTRLKESEKGHVDVLKKMKLYDGQNVEGFNTQDVIELKKEFADEGMDGIDPRYVINRISSAIIRKELTSINALDVLRSIKDGLSQHASISQEDKEKYLNYISLARKEYDEMAKKEVQKAFVYSYEESAKTLMDNYLDNVEAYCNKNKLRDPLTGEEMSPDEKLMRSIEEQIGISENAKKAFREEILIRISAYARKGKKFDYQSHDRLREAIQKKLFADLKDVVKITTSTKTPDENQLKKINEVIARLIDEYGYNSTSANDLLKYVGSLLNR
- the lepB gene encoding signal peptidase I, producing MNMESNTPEATFPEKPTWKTALWSLTKLLTVVVIIGVIIRGFLFTNYIVYGQSMMPTINDGERIIVNKLDYELVTPSRFDLIIFHATEESDYIKRIIGLPGDTVEYKNDILYINGKVQEETFLDDFKETHENGLFTDDFTLEQVTGESEIPEGYVFVLGDNRQNSVDSRHIGLVPIKEIVGKANITFWPLTNIRLLS
- the yhbH gene encoding sporulation protein YhbH, producing MTNSSTRNYVVSQENWSLHRKGYQDQQRHQEKVQDALQKNLPDLVSEESIVMSNGRDVIKVPIRSLDEYKIKYNYDKNKHVGQGKGKSKIGDVIARDGSDAKRSGKGEGAGDKPGKDYFEAEVSITELETLLFRELELPHLQAKEDDDVIVEDIEFNDIRKKGLMGNVDKRRTILQALKRNAMHGKPHVAPIYNDDLRFKTWNDVVKPESKAVVLAMMDTSGSMGRFEKYIARSFFFWMTRFLRTKYETVDIVFIAHHTEAKRVTEDDFFMKGESGGTICSSAYKKALDIIATDYPPSRYNIYPFHFSDGDNLTSDNHRCLKYVQELMEIANMFGYGEVNQYNRPSTLMNAYKKIDDNRFKHYILRDKKDVYEALKLFFKKGEEAVAY